One genomic window of Lepeophtheirus salmonis chromosome 5, UVic_Lsal_1.4, whole genome shotgun sequence includes the following:
- the LOC121117457 gene encoding dnaJ homolog subfamily A member 1: protein MVADTKYYDILGVNPKATDDELKKAYRKMALKYHPDKNPNAGDKFKEISQAYEVLSDSKKRRTYDEFGEAGIQESGGGGNFRSPRDLFDMFFGSGMSGVGSGGYFSQRVRKGKPISYNLGVTLEELFNGKTRKIAANRDILCDKCDGKGGSKVSVCDTCHGSGMEVRTKSIGPGFIQQMQIQCSKCGGGGEYVDPASKCKTCKGKRTIKDKKILEIMIDKGMPSDHVFTFEGEGDHEPGLEPSDVIVKLQEKEHQRFARHGRDLHMKKDITLHEALCGFNFAIKTLDDRDILIQNAPGQVIKHGEIKCVEEEGFPVYRDPFTKGRLLIVFNIVFPDTLSLDAVKNISKGLPKPTPQKIPKDVEEVELKPYDGKGKSRGRDQDLEEPLEDGDQEQRINCAQQ, encoded by the exons ATGGTGGCCGATACAAAGTATTATGATATCCTTGGGGTGAATCCTAAAGCCACGGATGATGAGTTGAAGAAGGCCTATCGTAAGATGGCTTTGAAGTACCATCCAGACAAGAATCCTAACGCAGGAGATAAATTTAAGGAGATAAGTCAGGCCTACGAGGTCTTGTCGGATAGCAAGAAGAGGAGAACCTACGACGAATTTGGAGAAGCAGGAATTCAAGAGAGTGGTGGAGGCGGGAACTTCCGTTCGCCAAGAGATTTGTTCGATATGTTCTTCGGCAGCGGCATGAGCGGAGTAGGCAGCGGCGGATACTTCAGTCAAAGGGTTCGCAAAGG GAAGCCTATTAGTTACAATCTTGGCGTAACACTCGAAGAGCTCTTTAACGGTAAAACAAGGAAAATAGCTGCCAATCGAGACATCCTTTGTGATAAATGTGATGGAAAAGGGGGTTCCAAAGTGTCAGTTTGCGATACTTGTCATGGGTCTGGAATGGAAGTCAGAACTAAGTCAATTGGCCCAGGATTCATTCAACAAATGCAAATTCAATGCTCCAAATGCGGTGGAGGGGGTGAATACGTGGATCCCGCCTCCAAATGCAAAACATGTAAAGGAAAGCGAACcatcaaagacaaaaaaatactcGAG ATTATGATCGATAAAGGTATGCCATCAGATCATGTTTTTACATTTGAGGGAGAAGGTGACCACGAACCTGGTTTGGAACCTTCAGATGTTATAGTTAAACTTCAAGAAAAAGAGCACCAAAGATTTGCGCGCCATGGTCGAGATCTACATATGAAAAAAGATATCACACTCCACGAAGCACTGTGTGGATTTAACTTCGCTATTAAGACATTAGACGATAGAGACATCCTTATTCAGAACGCTCCTGGCCAAGTAATTAAACATGGAGAAATAAAATGTGTTGAGGAAGAAGGTTTCCCCGTCTACAGAGATCCATTTACCAAAGGTCGTCTTTTAATAGTTTTCAATATTGTATTCCCTGATACGTTATCCCTTGATGCcgtcaaaaatatttctaaaggGCTACCCAAACCTACGCCTCAAAAAATCCCCAAAGATGTTGAAGAAGTGGAATTAAAACCTTATGATGGCAAAGGTAAATCTAGAGGTAGAGATCAGGACTTAGAAGAACCATTGGAGGATGGTGATCAAGAGCAAAGAATCAATTGTGCACAGCAATAA